The proteins below come from a single Agrobacterium vitis genomic window:
- a CDS encoding sarcosine oxidase subunit alpha: protein MSGANRIPGKGRLTPARTARFTVDGRILTAIEGDSVASALLANGIHLVGRSFKYHRPRGILTAGPEEPNALLDISRDSARRQPNVRAPVQEVFDGMRVQTQNRWPSLSMDIGAVNDLLSPFFAAGFYYKTFMWPASFWHKIYEPIIRRAAGLGVAPTEDDTDHYANRYAHCDVMVVGGGVAGLTAALAAAETGASVIICDEQPEMGGAFHYDTGAVIDGQNGYDWAQATVTRLEAMDNVTVLTRTTAFGYYNHNFLGLAERITDHIAKPAKGLPRERLWQVRAKKVVLATGAIERHMVFANNDRPGIMLASAARTYLNHYGVAVGAKVAVYTAHDSAYEAAIDLKKAGVQVVAIIDCRRNPGASVLADAKAAGIEVLNEHCVLDTAGRLRLKSITIASKGGFDRRKLAVDALLMSGGWTPSVHLFSQSRGKLRFEAATQRFLPDIYVQDSICVGACNGTDDLSELLAEAYASGARLAKDAGAEGESCSAPSGANAFAWTGGMIGAAEGAGPDEAVKAFIDFQHDVCAKDIRLAVREGMHSIEHIKRFTTNGMASDQGKLSNMHGLAIAAEMLGKEIPQVGLTTFRAPYTPVTFGTLINHSRGDLFDPTRKTPMHDLETSLGADFEDVGNWKRAWYYPKPGEDMHAAVNRECKTVREVAGVFNASTLGKIEVVGTDAAKFLNLIYTNPWDSLKPGKCRYGIMTRDDGFIYDDGVVGRLAEDRFHVTTTTGGAARVLNHMEDYLQTEFPELNVWLTSASEQWAVIAVQGPKAREIIEPFVEGIDISNEAFPHMSVAEGTFCGVPTRLFRVSFTGEVGFEINVPSDYGASVLETVWKRAETMGACLYGTETMHVLRAEKGYIIVGQDTDGTLTPDDANYGWAVSKKKADFVGIRGLKRPDLVQEGRKQLVGLKTKDPIEVLEEGAQIVANPNQPKPMTMLGHVTSSYWSENLGQSIAIATVAGGRARMGETLYVPMPDKTIAVEVTDMVFYDKEGSRIHG from the coding sequence ATGAGCGGTGCCAATCGTATTCCCGGCAAGGGCCGTCTGACGCCCGCCAGAACCGCGCGTTTCACCGTGGATGGCCGTATACTCACCGCCATTGAAGGCGATAGCGTGGCATCAGCATTGCTTGCCAATGGCATTCATCTGGTCGGTCGCTCGTTCAAATATCACCGCCCACGCGGCATTCTCACCGCTGGCCCGGAAGAACCAAACGCGTTGCTCGACATTTCCCGCGATAGTGCACGGCGTCAGCCAAACGTGCGCGCTCCCGTGCAGGAAGTGTTTGATGGCATGCGGGTGCAGACGCAAAACCGCTGGCCGTCGCTGTCAATGGATATTGGCGCGGTCAACGACCTGCTCTCGCCCTTCTTTGCCGCAGGCTTCTACTACAAGACCTTCATGTGGCCAGCGAGCTTTTGGCACAAGATTTATGAGCCGATCATCCGCCGAGCCGCAGGCCTTGGCGTGGCCCCGACCGAAGACGACACCGACCATTACGCCAACCGCTATGCCCATTGCGACGTGATGGTGGTAGGCGGCGGTGTGGCGGGTCTGACAGCTGCGCTTGCTGCGGCGGAAACTGGCGCTTCCGTGATCATCTGCGATGAGCAGCCGGAAATGGGCGGCGCCTTCCATTACGACACAGGTGCCGTGATTGACGGCCAAAATGGCTATGACTGGGCGCAAGCCACCGTCACCAGACTGGAAGCCATGGACAATGTGACCGTGCTGACCCGCACCACGGCATTCGGCTATTACAATCACAATTTCCTAGGCCTCGCCGAGCGCATCACCGACCACATCGCCAAACCCGCCAAGGGCTTGCCGCGCGAACGGCTGTGGCAAGTGCGGGCGAAAAAGGTGGTGCTGGCCACCGGTGCGATTGAGCGCCACATGGTGTTTGCCAACAACGACCGCCCCGGCATTATGTTGGCATCGGCGGCGCGCACCTATCTCAACCATTATGGCGTGGCTGTGGGGGCGAAAGTCGCGGTCTACACCGCCCATGATTCGGCCTATGAAGCGGCGATTGACCTGAAAAAAGCGGGTGTGCAGGTGGTGGCCATCATCGACTGCCGCCGCAATCCGGGGGCCAGCGTCTTGGCTGACGCCAAGGCGGCAGGTATTGAAGTTTTGAACGAACATTGCGTTCTCGATACCGCTGGACGTTTGCGGCTAAAGTCCATCACCATTGCCAGCAAGGGCGGTTTTGATCGCCGCAAGCTGGCGGTGGATGCGCTGCTGATGAGCGGCGGCTGGACGCCTTCGGTGCATCTGTTCTCACAATCGCGCGGCAAACTGCGATTCGAGGCCGCCACCCAGCGCTTCCTGCCAGATATTTACGTGCAAGATAGTATCTGCGTCGGGGCCTGCAACGGCACGGATGATCTCAGCGAACTGCTGGCAGAAGCCTATGCCAGCGGCGCAAGGCTGGCAAAAGACGCCGGAGCGGAAGGCGAGAGTTGCAGCGCGCCAAGCGGTGCCAACGCCTTTGCTTGGACGGGCGGCATGATTGGCGCTGCCGAAGGCGCTGGCCCCGATGAGGCCGTGAAAGCCTTTATCGACTTCCAGCACGATGTCTGCGCCAAGGATATTCGCTTGGCGGTGCGCGAGGGCATGCATTCCATCGAGCATATCAAGCGCTTTACCACCAATGGTATGGCATCTGATCAAGGCAAGCTGTCCAACATGCACGGGCTGGCGATTGCCGCCGAAATGCTGGGTAAAGAAATCCCGCAAGTGGGCCTCACCACCTTCCGCGCCCCCTATACGCCCGTAACCTTCGGCACGCTGATCAACCATTCGCGTGGCGACTTGTTTGACCCAACGCGCAAAACCCCAATGCATGATCTGGAAACCTCCCTTGGCGCGGATTTTGAAGATGTCGGCAATTGGAAACGCGCTTGGTATTACCCCAAGCCCGGCGAGGATATGCACGCCGCTGTCAACCGCGAGTGCAAAACCGTGCGCGAGGTTGCGGGCGTGTTCAATGCCTCAACGCTGGGCAAAATCGAGGTGGTTGGCACGGATGCGGCCAAATTCCTCAACCTGATCTACACCAACCCATGGGATAGCCTCAAACCCGGCAAATGCCGCTATGGCATCATGACCCGCGACGACGGGTTTATATATGACGACGGCGTGGTTGGACGGCTGGCCGAAGACCGCTTCCACGTCACCACCACCACCGGCGGTGCCGCCCGTGTGCTGAACCACATGGAAGATTATCTGCAAACGGAATTCCCGGAGCTAAACGTCTGGCTCACCTCCGCTTCCGAGCAATGGGCGGTGATTGCCGTGCAGGGACCAAAGGCTAGAGAGATTATCGAACCCTTCGTGGAAGGCATTGATATTTCCAACGAGGCCTTCCCGCATATGAGCGTGGCCGAGGGCACATTCTGCGGCGTGCCAACCCGCCTATTCCGCGTATCGTTCACAGGCGAAGTGGGCTTTGAAATCAACGTGCCCTCGGATTACGGCGCATCCGTGCTTGAAACCGTGTGGAAACGCGCGGAAACCATGGGCGCCTGCCTCTATGGCACCGAAACCATGCACGTCCTGCGCGCCGAGAAGGGCTATATCATCGTTGGCCAGGACACCGATGGCACGCTGACGCCCGATGATGCCAATTACGGCTGGGCCGTCTCGAAGAAAAAGGCCGATTTCGTTGGTATTCGCGGCCTCAAACGCCCGGATCTGGTCCAGGAAGGCCGCAAGCAACTGGTCGGCCTCAAGACCAAAGACCCCATTGAGGTGCTGGAAGAAGGCGCACAGATTGTTGCCAACCCCAACCAGCCCAAGCCTATGACCATGCTGGGGCATGTCACCTCGTCCTACTGGTCGGAAAATCTTGGCCAATCAATTGCCATTGCCACGGTGGCCGGTGGCCGGGCGCGGATGGGCGAAACGCTCTATGTGCCGATGCCTGACAAGACAATCGCCGTGGAAGTGACCGACATGGTCTTTTACGACAAGGAAGGAAGCCGCATCCATGGTTGA
- a CDS encoding type II toxin-antitoxin system Phd/YefM family antitoxin, with the protein MTHIVLAEVTASVSELKKNPMGTVAAGDGAAVAILNRNEPAFYCVPASAYEAMIERLDDLELNAIADARANDPVVKVTLDEL; encoded by the coding sequence ATGACCCACATTGTCCTTGCCGAAGTGACAGCCAGCGTGTCTGAGCTGAAAAAGAACCCGATGGGGACAGTCGCCGCAGGCGATGGGGCGGCGGTGGCTATTCTCAATCGTAACGAACCTGCTTTCTATTGCGTTCCGGCGTCAGCCTATGAAGCCATGATCGAACGGCTGGACGATCTCGAACTCAATGCCATTGCTGATGCGCGGGCGAATGATCCCGTCGTGAAAGTCACGCTGGATGAGCTATGA
- a CDS encoding sarcosine oxidase subunit beta family protein: MRKYSVFAVAREALRAHTGWSAQWTSPEPRKSYDVIIIGGGGHGLGAAYYLAKEHGITNIAVIEKGWIGGGNTGRNTTIIRSNYLYEESMDIYEHSLKLWEGLSQELNYNVMYSARGVMMLSHNVHDKQSFKRHVHANTLYGIDNEWLTPEQAKAFCPPLDIAKTARYPINGAALQRRGGTARHDAVAWGYARAASDRGVHIIQNCEVTGIRRGPNGEVAGVETSKGFIGAKKIGVSASGHNSMVMGMADVRLPIHSTPLQALVSEPLKPIFPCVVMSNTVHAYISQSDKGELVIGAGTDQYNSYSQTGGLQIITHTLDAICELFPIFRRVKMMRQWGGITDNTADRSPIQSVTPVPNLFVNCGWGTGGFKATPGSANLFAHLIAKGEPHALAKGLTLDRFRTGRLIDEAAAAAVAH, encoded by the coding sequence ATGCGCAAATATTCGGTTTTTGCCGTAGCCCGCGAAGCGCTTCGCGCCCATACCGGCTGGAGTGCGCAATGGACATCGCCAGAGCCACGCAAATCCTATGATGTCATTATTATTGGCGGTGGCGGCCATGGTCTGGGTGCGGCCTATTATCTGGCCAAGGAACATGGCATCACCAATATTGCCGTGATTGAAAAAGGCTGGATTGGCGGCGGCAACACCGGGCGCAACACCACCATCATCCGCTCCAATTATCTCTATGAAGAGAGCATGGATATTTACGAGCACTCCCTCAAACTCTGGGAGGGCTTGAGCCAGGAGCTGAATTACAATGTGATGTATTCGGCCCGTGGCGTGATGATGCTATCGCACAATGTGCATGACAAGCAGAGTTTTAAGCGCCACGTTCACGCCAACACGCTCTACGGCATTGATAATGAGTGGTTGACGCCAGAACAGGCCAAGGCCTTCTGTCCGCCGCTGGATATTGCCAAAACGGCCCGCTACCCCATCAATGGAGCCGCCCTGCAACGGCGCGGCGGCACGGCCCGCCATGATGCCGTGGCGTGGGGCTATGCCCGCGCAGCCTCTGATCGCGGTGTGCATATCATTCAAAATTGCGAAGTGACGGGTATTCGCCGTGGACCCAATGGTGAAGTCGCAGGGGTTGAGACCTCCAAGGGCTTTATTGGCGCGAAAAAGATTGGCGTTTCGGCCTCTGGCCATAATTCCATGGTGATGGGCATGGCCGATGTGCGCTTGCCAATCCATTCCACGCCGTTGCAGGCGCTGGTATCGGAGCCGCTGAAGCCGATTTTCCCCTGCGTGGTGATGTCCAACACCGTGCATGCCTATATCTCACAATCCGATAAGGGTGAGCTGGTGATTGGCGCTGGCACCGACCAGTATAATTCCTATTCCCAGACCGGTGGTTTGCAGATCATCACCCACACGCTGGATGCGATTTGCGAACTGTTCCCCATCTTCCGCCGCGTCAAGATGATGCGCCAATGGGGTGGCATTACCGATAACACTGCTGACCGTTCGCCGATTCAAAGCGTAACCCCCGTGCCAAACCTGTTTGTCAATTGCGGCTGGGGCACGGGCGGTTTCAAGGCCACACCGGGGTCTGCCAATCTGTTTGCCCATCTGATTGCCAAGGGCGAACCGCATGCGCTGGCCAAGGGCCTGACGCTGGATCGGTTCCGCACCGGGCGGTTGATAGATGAAGCGGCAGCTGCCGCCGTGGCACACTAA
- a CDS encoding winged helix-turn-helix transcriptional regulator: MHPGTPETEWREDCAPRRVLELFSTKWTSMVLHTLHARHGGTARTGVLLRSLPGISKKMLTQTLRDMEASGMISRHVQATIPPAVEYRLTPLGSRFIEPVEMLYAWGRDNADALDALRPRPGSRREVSEG; encoded by the coding sequence ATGCACCCAGGAACACCCGAAACCGAGTGGCGCGAAGATTGCGCGCCGCGCCGCGTGCTCGAACTGTTTTCCACCAAATGGACCAGCATGGTGCTGCACACCCTGCATGCCCGCCATGGGGGGACAGCCCGCACCGGCGTGCTGCTGCGCAGCCTGCCCGGTATTTCCAAGAAAATGCTGACCCAGACCCTGCGCGACATGGAAGCCAGCGGCATGATCTCCCGCCACGTCCAGGCCACCATTCCACCCGCCGTCGAATACCGGCTGACCCCGCTCGGCAGCCGCTTTATCGAGCCGGTCGAAATGCTCTACGCCTGGGGGAGAGACAATGCCGACGCGCTGGATGCGTTGCGGCCAAGGCCGGGGTCACGGCGGGAGGTTTCGGAGGGGTAA
- a CDS encoding type II toxin-antitoxin system RelE family toxin has protein sequence MSYELAFVDAALKEWRKLDHSVREQFKKKLAERCVNPRVPSAQLSGAKDRYKIKLRGAGYRLVYEVRDKDIIIVVVAVGRRDRSGVYKAAADRNVL, from the coding sequence ATGAGCTATGAGCTGGCATTTGTCGATGCCGCGCTGAAAGAATGGCGAAAGCTCGATCATAGCGTCAGAGAACAGTTCAAGAAAAAGCTCGCCGAACGTTGCGTCAACCCGCGCGTACCCTCCGCACAACTCTCTGGCGCCAAGGATCGTTACAAGATCAAGTTGCGCGGTGCTGGTTATCGGCTGGTTTATGAAGTGCGCGACAAAGACATCATCATTGTTGTTGTGGCGGTTGGCAGGCGGGATCGTTCCGGCGTGTATAAGGCAGCCGCTGATCGAAATGTGCTTTAG
- a CDS encoding sarcosine oxidase subunit delta has protein sequence MLLIKCPYCQEERAELEFHGAGEAHIMRPANIAEISDEEFEAFFFLRDNPKGIIFERWRHLHGCGRFFNAVRDTVSDKFLLTYKAGEAKPDDAAVQALIDNKGAAQ, from the coding sequence ATGCTGTTGATCAAATGTCCCTATTGCCAAGAAGAGCGGGCTGAGCTGGAGTTTCACGGCGCAGGCGAGGCGCATATTATGCGGCCAGCCAATATTGCCGAGATTTCCGACGAAGAGTTTGAGGCTTTCTTCTTCCTGCGGGATAACCCCAAGGGAATCATCTTTGAGCGCTGGCGGCACCTGCATGGCTGCGGGCGGTTTTTCAATGCCGTGCGCGATACCGTCAGCGACAAATTTCTGCTGACTTATAAGGCAGGCGAAGCCAAGCCGGATGATGCCGCAGTTCAGGCCCTCATCGACAACAAGGGAGCTGCGCAATGA
- a CDS encoding sarcosine oxidase subunit gamma codes for MVEPIISGAMSATRKSVLDGAYGGSAHVALTPAAPASRISLRAGADAVSGLSSALGLTLPTAPKTSAHAGPRLAFWLGPDEWLVIDEDGADLAATCAASGTLHSATDVSHRNTAILVSGAGAVQTLNTACPLDLSLKTFPLGAVTRTVFGKIEIVLYRMSEDAFRVECWRSFAEYAFGVLQEGAADAA; via the coding sequence ATGGTTGAGCCAATCATCTCCGGCGCGATGTCCGCCACCCGCAAATCGGTCCTTGACGGCGCTTATGGCGGCTCCGCCCATGTGGCGCTGACGCCAGCCGCACCGGCCTCACGCATCTCGCTGCGGGCCGGAGCGGATGCTGTCTCCGGTCTTTCCTCAGCCCTTGGCCTGACCCTACCCACAGCGCCAAAAACCTCTGCGCATGCCGGCCCCCGCCTTGCCTTCTGGCTCGGCCCGGACGAATGGCTTGTCATCGATGAAGACGGCGCCGACCTTGCCGCCACCTGCGCCGCCTCCGGCACCCTTCACTCCGCCACCGATGTCTCCCACCGCAATACCGCCATCCTGGTCTCCGGCGCCGGCGCTGTTCAAACCCTCAACACCGCCTGCCCGCTTGACCTGTCACTGAAAACCTTTCCCCTTGGTGCCGTCACCCGCACCGTGTTCGGCAAGATCGAAATCGTGCTCTACCGGATGAGCGAGGACGCCTTTCGGGTGGAATGCTGGCGGTCCTTTGCCGAATATGCCTTCGGCGTGTTGCAGGAAGGTGCTGCGGACGCGGCGTGA
- a CDS encoding protein kinase, which translates to MADYNVWADLFRTWQSTSDWIKAVAIVTPPAFAMGALALLLRYRLAAQQNLSRTYHLLEPPQHSAQPPEMIDSTAIDAATDLQNRLEEARRTLMQQGRSLAGKAEHKNPETRQQIEQIILEEYRRKSDPADALARVRQFVIDQRRSQDHRSEAED; encoded by the coding sequence ATGGCCGATTACAATGTCTGGGCCGATCTTTTCAGGACATGGCAATCCACGTCCGATTGGATCAAGGCAGTCGCAATCGTCACGCCACCGGCGTTTGCGATGGGTGCGCTTGCATTGCTGCTGCGCTATCGGCTGGCGGCGCAACAGAACCTGTCCCGCACCTACCATCTGCTGGAGCCGCCTCAGCACTCAGCGCAACCGCCCGAGATGATCGACAGCACAGCTATCGATGCCGCCACCGATCTTCAAAACCGATTGGAGGAAGCGCGCCGCACGCTGATGCAACAGGGCCGATCCCTGGCGGGAAAAGCGGAGCATAAAAACCCCGAAACCCGGCAGCAGATTGAACAGATCATCCTTGAAGAATACCGCCGCAAGTCCGACCCAGCGGATGCGCTTGCCCGGGTTCGGCAATTCGTGATCGATCAGCGAAGGTCGCAGGATCATCGTTCCGAAGCGGAGGATTGA
- a CDS encoding gamma-glutamyl-gamma-aminobutyrate hydrolase family protein: MTKPLVAIPADFRAIEGSNWHCVLDQYVKATLTVAGAMPVIIPALETGADIEAVLDRVDGVVISGSPSNVHPSLYGRDARDSDGPFDHARDATSLPLIRRAIERGIPLLAICRGIQELNVALGGTLASEIQDQPGTWDHRKPPTDDRDLAYSIRQPVEVREGSCIARYLGTTGTIQINSLHRQAISDLAPRLQAEALADDGTIEAVSVIDAKGFAVGVQWHPEYWAETDAPSRALFEAFGAAAREYAAVKSKVA, encoded by the coding sequence ATGACCAAGCCGCTTGTCGCCATTCCCGCCGATTTCCGTGCCATTGAAGGGTCCAATTGGCATTGCGTGCTGGACCAATATGTGAAGGCGACGCTGACCGTGGCCGGGGCCATGCCGGTTATTATTCCCGCTCTGGAAACCGGCGCGGATATCGAGGCGGTGCTGGACCGGGTAGATGGCGTGGTGATTTCCGGTTCGCCCAGCAATGTCCATCCCTCGCTCTATGGCCGCGACGCCAGGGATAGCGACGGCCCGTTCGATCACGCCCGTGACGCGACCTCGCTGCCGCTGATCCGCCGCGCCATTGAGCGTGGGATTCCGCTGCTGGCGATCTGCCGGGGTATCCAAGAGTTGAACGTGGCGCTGGGCGGCACACTGGCCTCGGAAATTCAGGATCAGCCCGGCACCTGGGATCATCGCAAGCCGCCGACCGATGACCGTGACCTCGCCTATTCCATCCGCCAACCGGTGGAGGTGCGCGAAGGCTCCTGCATCGCCCGCTATCTCGGCACAACAGGGACGATCCAGATCAATTCCCTGCACCGCCAGGCGATTTCCGATCTCGCCCCTCGGCTCCAGGCCGAAGCGCTGGCCGATGACGGCACAATCGAGGCCGTCTCTGTTATCGATGCCAAGGGCTTTGCTGTCGGCGTGCAATGGCACCCGGAATATTGGGCGGAAACGGATGCCCCGTCCCGCGCGCTGTTTGAAGCATTCGGGGCGGCGGCAAGGGAGTATGCGGCAGTGAAATCCAAGGTCGCTTAA
- a CDS encoding 2-hydroxyacid dehydrogenase: protein MTDKPVILIPGKIHPRVLERLQPGFELVQTPPGQPVALSDADAARVRGIAIAGAVPGALIDSLPKLEIIANFGVGYDGVDVAKAASKNVIVTNTPDVLDDEVADTTIALLLNTIRQFHQAESYLRAGRWQNEGPFPLSPLSLRGRHVGLYGLGRIGGEIASRLQPFKVKISYHTRSPKPGVPYDYHASLTDLAAAVDTLICIVPKTPETHKAINADVLKALGPNGVFISVGRGWSVDEPALISALKDGTIAAAGMDVFYAEPKVPAEFLDLPNVSLLPHVASASVPTRNAMADLVADNLIGWFENGAVKTPVPETPVKR, encoded by the coding sequence ATGACCGATAAGCCCGTAATTCTCATTCCCGGAAAAATTCATCCGCGCGTGCTGGAACGTTTGCAGCCTGGCTTCGAACTGGTGCAGACCCCGCCCGGACAGCCGGTTGCGTTAAGCGATGCTGACGCCGCCCGCGTGCGGGGCATTGCCATTGCCGGTGCCGTGCCGGGCGCCTTGATCGACAGCCTGCCGAAGCTGGAAATCATTGCCAATTTCGGCGTCGGCTATGACGGGGTGGATGTGGCAAAAGCTGCGTCTAAAAATGTTATCGTTACCAACACGCCTGACGTGCTGGATGATGAAGTGGCCGATACGACGATTGCGCTGCTGCTCAACACGATCAGGCAGTTCCATCAGGCGGAAAGCTATCTGCGGGCCGGGCGCTGGCAGAATGAGGGACCGTTCCCGCTGTCGCCGCTGTCGCTGCGGGGCCGCCATGTCGGGCTTTACGGATTGGGGCGGATCGGTGGTGAAATCGCCAGCCGGTTACAACCCTTCAAGGTGAAGATCAGCTACCATACCCGCAGCCCCAAGCCCGGCGTTCCCTATGATTACCATGCCTCGCTGACGGATTTGGCCGCAGCCGTCGATACGCTGATTTGCATCGTGCCGAAAACGCCTGAGACCCATAAGGCGATCAATGCCGACGTGCTGAAGGCGCTGGGGCCGAACGGCGTTTTCATCAGCGTCGGGCGTGGCTGGAGCGTCGATGAACCGGCTCTGATCTCAGCCTTGAAGGACGGCACGATTGCTGCCGCTGGGATGGATGTGTTCTACGCGGAACCGAAAGTACCGGCGGAATTTCTCGACCTGCCCAATGTGTCGCTGCTGCCGCACGTCGCCTCCGCCTCGGTGCCAACCCGCAATGCCATGGCCGATCTGGTGGCGGATAACCTGATCGGCTGGTTTGAAAACGGTGCGGTCAAGACACCGGTGCCGGAAACACCCGTGAAGCGGTAA
- a CDS encoding SDR family oxidoreductase, which yields MVGSALVVGASGIVGSATVDLLLRQGWTVYGLARSPVAKDGMQPVAADLQDREATVRALSDVKPEVVFISTWARQSSEAENIRVNAAMVRNVLDALRPAGSVAHVALVTGLKHYLGPFEAYGKGTLPQTPFREDQGRLDVENFYYAQEDEVFAAATRDGFSWSVHRPHTVIGKAVGNAMNMGTTLAVYATLCRETGRPFRFPGSAVQWNGLTDMTDSGVLAEQLLWAATTPQCRNQAFNVVNGDIFRWSWMWGRIANWFGLEPAPFDGTILPLEQQMAEDAAIWREIAERNGLIEKDLSRLASPWHTDADLGRPIEVVTDMSKSRTMGFDRYQPTDEAFFTLFAQLRGERLIP from the coding sequence ATGGTTGGATCAGCATTGGTGGTCGGCGCAAGCGGTATCGTTGGCAGCGCGACGGTCGATCTTTTACTGCGGCAGGGGTGGACTGTTTACGGTTTGGCCCGGTCGCCGGTTGCCAAAGACGGTATGCAGCCTGTGGCCGCCGATCTTCAGGATCGTGAGGCGACAGTGCGGGCTCTTTCCGACGTGAAGCCCGAGGTGGTGTTCATCTCGACATGGGCGCGGCAATCAAGCGAGGCGGAAAACATCCGGGTCAATGCGGCGATGGTGCGTAACGTGCTTGACGCGCTGCGTCCCGCAGGGTCTGTCGCCCATGTGGCATTGGTCACGGGGCTCAAACATTATCTCGGCCCCTTCGAGGCCTATGGCAAGGGCACCCTGCCGCAGACGCCGTTTCGGGAAGATCAGGGCAGGCTGGATGTCGAGAATTTTTATTATGCGCAGGAAGATGAAGTGTTTGCCGCCGCAACGCGCGATGGATTTTCCTGGAGCGTGCACCGCCCCCATACGGTGATCGGCAAGGCAGTTGGCAATGCCATGAACATGGGAACGACGCTGGCCGTCTATGCGACGCTCTGCCGGGAAACCGGGCGGCCCTTCCGTTTCCCCGGCTCTGCCGTTCAATGGAACGGCCTGACGGACATGACCGATTCTGGCGTTCTGGCCGAACAATTGCTCTGGGCCGCAACGACCCCACAATGCCGCAACCAGGCCTTCAACGTGGTCAATGGCGATATCTTCCGCTGGAGCTGGATGTGGGGCCGGATTGCCAATTGGTTTGGGCTGGAACCGGCGCCGTTTGACGGCACGATCCTGCCGCTGGAGCAGCAGATGGCAGAGGACGCCGCCATCTGGCGGGAGATTGCCGAGCGCAACGGCCTGATCGAAAAAGACCTGTCGCGTCTGGCCTCACCTTGGCATACCGACGCCGATCTTGGGCGGCCGATTGAAGTGGTGACCGATATGAGCAAGAGCCGGACAATGGGCTTTGACCGCTACCAGCCCACCGACGAGGCGTTTTTCACCTTGTTTGCGCAATTGCGTGGGGAAAGGCTTATTCCTTGA
- a CDS encoding TRAP transporter substrate-binding protein, whose product MDRRGFLKKAGVAGAGSLGAIALAAPAIAQQAPKINWRLTSSFPKSLDTIYGGAEDIAARVAAATDGNFTIQVFAAGEVVPGLQAADAVGAGTVEMCHTCSYYYVGKDPTFAIGTAIPFGLNARLTNAWFYQGNGNTLLNEFYAKHNLYGMVAGNTGAQMGGWFRREINTVDDLKGVKMRIAGLAGKVIEKLGGVPQQIAGGDIYPALEKGTIDAAEWIGPYDDHKLGFYKVAKYYYYPAFWEGGPAIHAFVNLAKWNELPKSYQTVLQDACAFANTNMMAKYDLKNPVAIKQIVSEGTTLKPFSQDILDACFKASMEVYAEISAKNPDFKKVYDDQVAFKKEAYLWMQLAEYTYDTFMMIQQRGGKL is encoded by the coding sequence ATGGATCGTCGTGGATTTTTGAAGAAGGCCGGTGTCGCAGGGGCCGGCTCGCTCGGCGCTATTGCCTTGGCGGCACCCGCCATTGCCCAGCAGGCACCGAAAATCAATTGGCGCCTGACCTCGTCCTTCCCCAAATCGCTGGACACGATTTATGGCGGCGCTGAGGATATCGCAGCGCGCGTGGCGGCAGCAACCGATGGCAATTTTACCATCCAGGTGTTTGCGGCGGGCGAAGTGGTGCCCGGCTTGCAGGCTGCCGACGCGGTTGGCGCGGGCACGGTGGAAATGTGCCATACCTGCTCCTATTACTATGTTGGCAAGGACCCGACCTTTGCGATTGGCACCGCCATTCCCTTCGGGCTGAATGCGCGGCTTACCAATGCCTGGTTCTATCAGGGCAATGGCAATACGCTGCTCAACGAATTCTACGCCAAGCACAATCTCTACGGCATGGTGGCTGGCAATACCGGCGCGCAGATGGGCGGCTGGTTCCGCCGCGAAATCAACACCGTCGATGACCTCAAGGGCGTGAAAATGCGCATTGCCGGTCTGGCTGGCAAAGTCATTGAAAAGCTGGGCGGCGTGCCGCAGCAGATCGCTGGCGGGGATATCTACCCGGCGCTGGAAAAAGGCACCATCGATGCCGCCGAATGGATCGGCCCCTATGACGACCACAAGCTCGGCTTCTACAAGGTGGCCAAATATTACTACTACCCCGCCTTCTGGGAAGGCGGCCCGGCCATCCACGCCTTCGTCAATCTCGCCAAATGGAACGAGCTGCCGAAATCCTACCAGACCGTGTTGCAGGACGCCTGCGCCTTCGCCAATACCAATATGATGGCGAAATACGACCTGAAGAACCCTGTCGCGATCAAGCAGATCGTCTCGGAAGGCACCACGCTGAAACCGTTCAGCCAGGACATTCTCGACGCCTGCTTCAAAGCGTCCATGGAAGTCTACGCCGAAATCTCCGCCAAGAACCCGGATTTCAAGAAAGTCTACGACGATCAGGTCGCCTTCAAGAAGGAAGCCTATCTGTGGATGCAACTGGCGGAATATACCTATGATACGTTCATGATGATCCAGCAGCGCGGCGGCAAGCTGTAG